The window CGTGACAAAGATTGTCCGCTCAGCTTCTTCCAATGGCGAAATTCATTGGGATCCCTCCAATCACCAAATTGATGCAACCCTGTTGGAAGGAATGGATGTGATCATTAATCTTGCAGGTGAAAATATCGCTTCCGGCCGTTGGACTGAAGATAGAAAGAAGAAGATATTAAATAGCCGTATCGATGGCACCCGCACTTTATCTGAAGCTGTACAGAAATTACAAAGCCCTCCCCAGTTATTCATCAATGCGTCTGCCATAGGAATTTACGGTAACCGAGGAAATGAGACTTTGACAGAAGACTCTGCACCGGGAGCGGGTTTCTTAGCCGACGTTTGCCAGCAATGGGAAAAAGCTATAGTCCCATTGCCGCATACGCGTGTGGTGATGTTGCGGTTTGGGGCAGTCCTGGACCCTAACGGTGGGATTTTAGGCAAAATGCTACTTCCTTTTAAAATAGGTTTAGGTGGGGTCATAGGCGGGGGAGAACAATATATTAGCTGGGTTGATATTTCGGATTTGTTGGATGTATTTGAATTTGTTATCTCAAACAATATGCTTACGGGCCCTGTCAATGCTGTGGCGCCGGATCCTGTGACAAATTATGAGTATACCAAAACAATAGGTGAAGTTCTAAGTCGACCTACGTTTTTTTCTATGCCTGAATTTGTTGCTAGATTTGCTTTTGGTGAGATGGCGGACGAAATGATTTTATGCAGCGAAAAAGTGCTACCTTCAAAACTAACTGCAAATGGCTTTAGTTTTAAACATCCAAAATTAAAACAAAGTTTAGAGCATCTTTTAGCTTAAGGTTTGGAGTGAACAGCTTTTTTAAGCTATTCTTTGTTTCAGTTTATAAAGGCCGGCAGCACTCAGTGCGCAAGCTGCAATGAAAACTGCTAAAGGCAAAAAGCTGGTTAGCTCCTGAAGCCAGGGGAGTAACTTCATTGCCATGACCGAAAGAGGAAAGAAGATAAAGTGAACGGCAGCCTTCGCTGAAAATCTTTGGGCTGCAT is drawn from Parachlamydiales bacterium and contains these coding sequences:
- a CDS encoding TIGR01777 family oxidoreductase; amino-acid sequence: MKIAIAGASGLIGNRLIPFLESKGHRVTKIVRSASSNGEIHWDPSNHQIDATLLEGMDVIINLAGENIASGRWTEDRKKKILNSRIDGTRTLSEAVQKLQSPPQLFINASAIGIYGNRGNETLTEDSAPGAGFLADVCQQWEKAIVPLPHTRVVMLRFGAVLDPNGGILGKMLLPFKIGLGGVIGGGEQYISWVDISDLLDVFEFVISNNMLTGPVNAVAPDPVTNYEYTKTIGEVLSRPTFFSMPEFVARFAFGEMADEMILCSEKVLPSKLTANGFSFKHPKLKQSLEHLLA